From a region of the Trichoderma atroviride chromosome 6, complete sequence genome:
- a CDS encoding uncharacterized protein (EggNog:ENOG41~TransMembrane:4 (o20-43i64-85o111-128i137-160o)), producing the protein MSRYFPHTPYAEDQPLSRTILITHVLTRAVTTGSIIGLAITGIRQSIPRWRHPGPLPERLLLSVSRNTLITTALVGGIGIPARMWGREPIEWQDRSWRLLENRGQLETDDWTYAGMGAAVLTTGLMRIREAGGPAKLGYHGVVGAAGLGSVGGMIGYMAWRYGINGGKFVEKDKKGEKSI; encoded by the coding sequence ATGTCTCGCTACTTCCCACACACGCCCTACGCCGAAGAccagcctctctctcgcacCATCCTCATCACCCACGTCCTCACCCGCGCCGTCACCACAGGCTCCATCATCGGCCTCGCCATCACAGGCATCCGCCAATCCATCCCCAGATGGCGACATCCCGGGCCTCTTCCCGAGCGACTCTTGCTCTCAGTCTCGCGAAACACACTCATCACCACGGCCCTTGTAGGTGGTATCGGTATTCCGGCGCGGATGTGGGGCCGAGAGCCGATTGAGTGGCAAGACCGAAGCTGGAGACTGCTGGAGAATCGAGGGCAGCTTGAAACGGACGACTGGACTTATGCTGGCATGGGAGCTGCGGTGTTGACAACTGGCTTGATGAGAATCAGAGAAGCCGGAGGGCCGGCCAAGTTGGGATATCACGGCGTGGTTGGAGCTGCGGGCCTTGGCAGCGTTGGCGGGATGATTGGATACATGGCTTGGAGGTATGGGATCAATGGAGGCAAGTTTGTCgaaaaggataaaaagggagaaaagagcattTGA
- a CDS encoding uncharacterized protein (EggNog:ENOG41~SECRETED:SignalP(1-25)): MKFSSVLSYLTLGVSAAIAAPAVEADIDRRANLPGLNTVQTKYANAIIAKAKADGVGSHGCQAAIATAMVESSIIMYANKAVPGSLKYPHDRIGSDHDRVGLFQQRASIYKNVKCDMDAACSAGQFFAEMKKVSGWQTMAVGTLCQKIQRSAYPDRYAKQVGLATNVCKAGGL; this comes from the exons ATGAAGTTCTCCAGTGTCCTCTCTTACCTCACTCTCGGCGTCTCTGCCGCTATTGCAGCTCCCGCCGTCGAAGCCGATATCGACCGCCGAGCCAATCTCCCTGGCCTCAACACTGTACAGACCAAATacgccaacgccatcatTGCAAAAGCCAAGGCAGATGGCGTCGGCTCACATGGCTGCCAAGCAGCTATCGCGACTGCCATGGTCGAG TCTAGCATCATCATGTATGCCAACAAGGCAGTTCCCGGATCCCTCAAATATCCCCATGACCGCATTGGTTCCGACCATGATCGCGTCGGTCTCTTCCAACAGCGCGCTTCCATCTACAAGAACGTCAAATGTGACATGGACGCCGCCTGCTCTGCCGGTCAGTTCTTTGCCGAAATGAAGAAAGTAAGTGGCTGGCAAACCATGGCTGTTGGCACGCTTTGTCAGAAGATTCAGCGTTCTGCTTACCCAGACCGCTATGCTAAGCAGGTCGGCTTGGCAACCAATGTTTGCAAAGCTGGTGGTTTGTGA